The following proteins are encoded in a genomic region of Carassius auratus strain Wakin unplaced genomic scaffold, ASM336829v1 scaf_tig00214664, whole genome shotgun sequence:
- the LOC113092599 gene encoding oligoribonuclease, mitochondrial-like, whose protein sequence is MQAYTWMAARVSAFRVLTLVCVSSQRVKAPLPVFTAHNLSLFSPCTSLLAKVLMSRRAYSRRMSQSLAQRMVWVDLEMTGLDIEKDQIIEMACIITDSDLNIIAEGPNLIINQPDELLDGMSDWCKEHHGKSGLTQAVRDSHISLQQAEYEFLSFIRQHTPPGQCPLAGNSVHADKKFLDKFMPQFMRHLHYRIIDVSTIKELCRRWYPEEYSIAPQKKSSHRALEDIQESIKELKFYRVNLFKVKGKRKIVQNGDKTSAS, encoded by the exons ATGCAGGCATACACGTGGATGGCAGCGAGAGTTTCTGCATTCAGAGTCCTGACTCTAGTCTGTGTGTCATCGCAGCGGGTTAAAGCACCCCTACCGGTGTTTACAGCCCACAACTTATCTCTCTTCAGTCCATGTACCTCTCTGCTCGCCAAGGTTTTGATGTCAAGACGAGCTTACAGTAGGAGGATGTCACAGTCCTTGGCGCAGCGGATGGTCTGGGTAGATCTGGAG ATGACAGGGCTGGATATAGAGAAGGACCAGATTATTGAGATGGCTTGCATCATCACAGATTCGGATCTGAACATCATTGCAGAG ggGCCAAATCTGATAATCAACCAACCAGACGAGCTGCTCGATGGCATGTCAGACTGGTGCAAAGAGCATCATGGGAAG TCAGGGTTGACTCAGGCTGTCAGGGACAGTCACATCAGTCTCCAGCAGGCGGAGTATGAATTCCTGTCTTTCATCCGACAGCACACACCACCCGGACAGTGTCCTCTCGCAG GGAACTCCGTTCACGCTGATAAGAAGTTTCTGGATAAGTTCATGCCACAGTTCATGCGACATCTGCACTATCGTATCATAGACGTGAGCACCATTAAAGAGCTGTGCAG ACGATGGTATCCAGAGGAGTACAGTATCGCACCGCAGAAAAAGTCTTCGCACAG AGCGCTGGAAGACATCCAGGAGAGCATCAAAGAACTGAAGTTTTACAGAGTGAACCTTTTTAAAGTGAAGGGGAAGAGAAAAATAGTCCAAAATGGTGATAAGACATCTGCGAGCTAA